In the genome of Cupriavidus taiwanensis, one region contains:
- a CDS encoding carboxymuconolactone decarboxylase family protein — protein sequence MQHNLFAHYKALRDTGVLGGQLDPLTEWDPRWIASWVALARDAQAEGVLDPKLVALIRLNLDVTATHLYKPGVSRHVREAIRLGATRAEILEVFKLASVVGIHSCAVGVPALAEELARAGIPDEPVASGATPVCDAVRANGMFNPLWETLYRWDPQYLEKFLAMGFGLWTDNILPPLWIEFLCIAGDAAITHMYGHGTQRHIEAALRLGATRAQILAVLKIVTLQGIEACELAVPMLDRATREAAA from the coding sequence ATGCAACACAATCTGTTTGCCCACTACAAGGCGCTGCGCGATACCGGCGTGCTCGGCGGCCAGCTCGATCCGCTGACCGAATGGGATCCCAGGTGGATTGCCAGCTGGGTCGCGCTGGCTCGCGATGCGCAGGCCGAAGGCGTGCTCGATCCCAAGCTGGTCGCGCTGATTCGCCTGAACCTCGACGTCACCGCCACGCACCTGTACAAGCCGGGCGTATCGCGCCACGTGCGCGAGGCGATCCGGCTGGGCGCCACGCGCGCCGAGATCCTGGAAGTCTTCAAGCTTGCCAGCGTGGTCGGCATCCATTCCTGTGCGGTCGGCGTGCCGGCACTGGCCGAGGAACTGGCCCGCGCCGGCATCCCGGATGAGCCAGTCGCATCAGGCGCGACGCCGGTGTGCGACGCGGTACGTGCCAACGGCATGTTCAACCCGCTGTGGGAAACGCTGTACCGCTGGGATCCGCAGTACCTGGAGAAATTCCTGGCCATGGGCTTCGGCCTGTGGACAGACAACATCCTGCCGCCGCTGTGGATCGAGTTCCTCTGCATCGCCGGCGATGCCGCGATCACCCACATGTACGGCCACGGCACCCAGCGGCATATCGAAGCCGCGTTGCGCCTGGGCGCCACGCGCGCGCAGATCCTGGCGGTGCTGAAGATCGTCACCCTGCAAGGCATCGAGGCCTGCGAACTCGCGGTGCCGATGCTGGACCGCGCCACGCGCGAAGCCGCGGCCTGA
- a CDS encoding MFS transporter, whose product MQPLAPASAMPSAPPHDAVSLAALYRKITWRLLPFLFAAYVLNTIDRINISFAKLRMGSDLGLSDAAYGIGAAAFFAGYILFEVPSNLYMQKTGARLTITRILLLWGLATVATSQVNSPEALYFARFLLGVAEAGFFPGVILYLTYWFPAQRRGRITSLFLMSGTFAGMISGPLAAAIMLHLDGWLGLRDWQALFVVEGLPAMLLGLVAWRYLDDSPAQAKWLTPAEKAMLASDLGKEVQARRHGGILALLRDPRIYVIGLAFLSIYACTNTIAYWMPTLIQGFGQAHVSRIGWISTLPYVLGLVTMYLLARSSDRRLERRWHVAGCLLVAAASFLLMGLARGELVPAVACMTVGAAACLAALPVFWTIPPAYLRAQQAPAGIALVSSLGGVAALLSPIAVGAIKTRTGDLYLAFDLLAILLATGGVTLLLALPARLLERGSGSREGCPEAEVKSTQRA is encoded by the coding sequence GTGCAACCACTCGCCCCCGCCTCTGCCATGCCCTCGGCACCGCCGCACGATGCCGTCTCGCTCGCCGCCCTCTACCGCAAGATCACCTGGCGGCTGCTCCCGTTCCTGTTCGCGGCCTATGTGCTGAACACGATCGACCGCATCAACATCTCGTTCGCCAAGCTGCGCATGGGCAGCGACCTGGGTCTCTCGGATGCGGCCTATGGCATCGGCGCGGCGGCCTTCTTCGCCGGGTACATCCTGTTCGAGGTGCCCAGCAACCTTTATATGCAGAAGACCGGGGCGCGCCTGACCATTACGCGCATCCTGCTGCTGTGGGGCCTGGCGACCGTCGCCACCAGCCAGGTCAATTCGCCCGAGGCGCTCTATTTCGCGCGCTTCCTGCTCGGTGTGGCCGAAGCCGGCTTCTTCCCGGGAGTCATCCTGTACCTGACCTACTGGTTCCCCGCACAGCGCCGCGGACGGATCACGTCGCTGTTCCTGATGTCGGGCACTTTCGCCGGGATGATCAGCGGTCCGCTGGCGGCAGCGATCATGCTGCACCTGGATGGGTGGCTGGGCCTGCGCGACTGGCAGGCGCTGTTCGTGGTGGAAGGCCTTCCGGCGATGCTGCTCGGCCTGGTGGCCTGGCGTTACCTCGACGACAGCCCCGCCCAGGCAAAGTGGCTCACGCCCGCGGAAAAGGCCATGCTCGCAAGCGACCTTGGCAAGGAAGTCCAGGCGCGCCGGCACGGCGGCATCCTGGCGCTGCTCAGGGATCCACGCATCTACGTCATCGGCCTCGCCTTCCTGTCGATCTATGCCTGCACTAACACCATCGCCTACTGGATGCCGACGCTGATCCAGGGCTTCGGCCAGGCGCACGTGTCGCGCATTGGCTGGATCTCCACGCTGCCCTATGTACTCGGGCTGGTAACGATGTACCTGCTGGCGCGCAGCTCAGACCGCCGCCTGGAACGGCGCTGGCACGTGGCGGGCTGCCTGCTGGTTGCGGCCGCCAGCTTCCTGCTGATGGGCCTCGCGCGCGGCGAACTGGTGCCGGCGGTGGCATGCATGACGGTCGGGGCCGCCGCGTGCCTGGCCGCGCTGCCCGTGTTCTGGACGATTCCGCCGGCGTACCTTCGCGCGCAGCAGGCGCCCGCCGGCATCGCACTGGTCAGCAGCCTGGGCGGCGTGGCGGCCTTGCTCAGCCCGATCGCGGTGGGTGCGATCAAGACCCGCACCGGCGACCTCTATCTTGCATTCGACCTGCTGGCTATCCTGCTCGCAACGGGAGGGGTCACGCTATTGCTTGCGCTGCCGGCGCGGCTGCTGGAACGCGGGAGCGGATCTCGCGAAGGGTGTCCCGAAGCCGAAGTCAAGTCGACCCAAAGAGCATAG
- a CDS encoding NADPH-dependent F420 reductase gives MQASYEKTIGIIGAGAIGTAFAMALARRGIQAVVANSRGPETLRDAVKAIGPSIRPGTREEAAAQEIVLVAVNWSKLPQALGGLPDFGGRIVIDANNPIEAPLFRPADLHGRSSSELFAGLVPGARVVKAFNHLQPGLVAGDPQAEGGRRVMFLSGDDANAKVEVARLIDRLGFFGIDLGSLDAGGRQHQFPGGPLAALNLVRLG, from the coding sequence ATGCAAGCAAGCTACGAAAAAACCATAGGCATCATCGGCGCGGGCGCGATAGGCACGGCGTTCGCCATGGCACTGGCACGGCGCGGCATACAGGCGGTGGTCGCCAACAGCCGTGGGCCTGAAACGCTGCGCGATGCCGTGAAAGCAATCGGGCCTTCGATTCGCCCTGGCACGCGCGAGGAAGCCGCAGCGCAGGAGATCGTGCTGGTGGCCGTGAACTGGTCGAAGCTGCCGCAGGCGCTGGGCGGGTTGCCGGACTTTGGCGGTCGCATTGTCATCGATGCCAACAACCCGATCGAGGCACCGCTGTTTCGCCCCGCGGACCTGCATGGGCGCTCCTCGAGCGAGTTGTTTGCAGGCCTCGTCCCCGGCGCGCGCGTTGTCAAGGCGTTCAACCACCTGCAACCCGGGCTGGTTGCCGGCGATCCGCAGGCAGAAGGTGGCCGGCGCGTGATGTTCTTGTCCGGCGATGATGCCAATGCCAAGGTCGAGGTGGCCAGGTTGATCGATCGTCTTGGATTCTTCGGCATCGATCTCGGTTCGCTCGATGCGGGCGGAAGGCAGCACCAGTTTCCTGGAGGACCGCTGGCGGCGCTGAATCTGGTGAGGTTGGGTTGA
- a CDS encoding SDR family oxidoreductase gives MTQQTLPLAGKTALVTGGSRSIGAAVARRLAADGAAVALTYSASPEKAATVVREIEAAGGRAVALAADAGDAAAVRQAVAATVDAFGGLDILVNNAGLGLGGAIEDIAFDSYERMIAVNVTGIFVATQEAVRHMKSGGRVIHIGSSMTRYAAFPTASLYTLTKGAIAGFNRSLVRDLGPKGITVNTVHPGPTDTDMNPAGGPVSEIVGPGIALGRYGQPHEIAGVVAFLAGPDAAFVTGAEIVADGGFTA, from the coding sequence ATGACTCAGCAGACGCTTCCCCTGGCCGGCAAGACCGCCCTTGTTACCGGCGGTTCACGCTCCATCGGCGCCGCCGTTGCACGCCGCCTGGCCGCCGACGGCGCCGCCGTGGCGCTGACCTACAGTGCCTCACCGGAAAAGGCCGCCACGGTGGTACGCGAAATCGAAGCGGCCGGCGGCCGCGCTGTCGCGCTCGCCGCAGACGCCGGCGATGCCGCCGCGGTGCGCCAGGCCGTGGCAGCAACGGTCGACGCATTCGGCGGTCTTGATATCCTCGTCAACAACGCTGGCCTGGGCCTGGGTGGTGCCATTGAGGACATTGCGTTCGACAGCTATGAGCGCATGATCGCGGTGAACGTGACCGGTATATTTGTGGCCACGCAGGAAGCGGTGCGCCACATGAAGAGCGGCGGGCGTGTGATCCATATCGGTTCATCGATGACGCGCTACGCCGCGTTCCCGACGGCATCGCTCTACACGCTGACCAAGGGTGCGATCGCAGGCTTCAATCGCAGTCTGGTGCGTGACCTGGGGCCGAAAGGCATCACGGTCAACACCGTCCATCCTGGCCCGACCGACACCGATATGAATCCCGCCGGCGGCCCGGTCAGCGAGATCGTAGGGCCCGGCATTGCCTTGGGCCGATATGGGCAGCCACATGAGATTGCCGGCGTCGTGGCATTCCTCGCCGGCCCGGACGCAGCCTTCGTGACCGGGGCCGAGATCGTTGCCGACGGCGGCTTCACCGCCTGA
- a CDS encoding SDR family oxidoreductase produces MKQAPRTWFITGASKGVGQKLVTRLLEQGHRVAATSRTAASLTQVFGAASDRFLPLEVDLTDDRSVQQAIDRTVEWFGGLDVVVNNAGYAQQGTVEALSDDELRRNFEVNFFAPVAVLRHALPQLRRQRSGHIINISSIVGYQGGYAGWGSYVASKFALSGLTESLAAEVAELGIRATVVYPGPVRTDFLSDGALAVAQRQIDDYSQAKASLDLHLDTLHGRQAGDPDKLALLIIQAATVEAPPLHLFAGKIANELAAAKASAVAKDLDAWRGSSEATDFAD; encoded by the coding sequence ATGAAACAAGCACCCCGTACATGGTTCATCACCGGCGCGTCGAAGGGCGTCGGTCAGAAACTCGTTACCCGTCTGCTGGAGCAAGGCCACCGGGTGGCGGCAACCTCCCGCACGGCCGCATCGCTGACGCAGGTATTCGGTGCCGCGTCCGACCGCTTTCTGCCGCTGGAGGTGGACCTGACCGATGACCGCAGCGTGCAGCAGGCCATCGACCGGACCGTGGAATGGTTCGGCGGTCTGGACGTGGTCGTCAACAATGCCGGCTATGCCCAGCAAGGCACGGTCGAGGCACTGTCGGACGACGAGTTGCGTCGCAATTTCGAGGTCAACTTCTTCGCGCCAGTGGCTGTCCTGCGCCATGCGCTGCCGCAGCTGCGCCGCCAGCGCAGCGGGCACATCATCAACATCTCGTCCATCGTTGGCTACCAGGGCGGGTATGCGGGATGGGGCAGCTACGTGGCGAGCAAGTTCGCGCTATCCGGACTGACGGAATCCCTTGCGGCAGAGGTGGCCGAGCTGGGCATTCGCGCGACGGTGGTGTATCCGGGCCCGGTGCGCACCGATTTCCTGTCGGATGGTGCGCTTGCGGTGGCCCAGCGGCAGATCGACGACTACTCGCAGGCCAAGGCTTCGCTTGACTTGCACCTGGACACCTTGCATGGCCGCCAGGCCGGCGATCCCGACAAGCTGGCGCTGCTGATCATCCAGGCCGCGACTGTCGAGGCACCTCCGCTGCATCTGTTCGCGGGCAAGATTGCCAACGAACTGGCAGCCGCGAAGGCGAGCGCGGTGGCAAAAGACCTCGATGCCTGGAGGGGCTCGTCTGAAGCCACCGATTTCGCAGACTGA
- a CDS encoding SDR family NAD(P)-dependent oxidoreductase, producing the protein MTSRNPASGAFAGKVAIVTGAASGIGLATTELLHAEGANVIAVGRGSNVEALARPGIVPVVADVAREESAVLAVATAIDRFGKLDILVNNAAVIINKALVDMSLEDWNGIQAVNATGAFLFSREAMRAMVPAKAGAIVNVGSYACYQAFPLIAAYAASKGALAQLTRALSLEAIEHGIRVNAVGSGDVITNITNHIHADGQAFLAEHGKKAPIRRAAQPKEIAEVIAFLASEKASFIVGAVVMADGGMSVALP; encoded by the coding sequence ATGACATCACGAAACCCAGCAAGCGGCGCCTTCGCAGGCAAGGTCGCCATCGTCACCGGTGCAGCCAGCGGCATTGGCCTGGCCACCACGGAACTGCTTCACGCCGAGGGCGCGAATGTGATTGCTGTCGGGCGCGGCAGCAACGTGGAAGCTCTGGCCCGTCCTGGCATCGTTCCCGTCGTCGCAGACGTGGCGCGCGAGGAGAGTGCCGTGCTAGCCGTCGCGACGGCGATCGATCGGTTCGGCAAGCTCGACATCCTGGTCAACAACGCGGCGGTCATCATCAACAAGGCTCTGGTGGACATGTCGCTGGAGGATTGGAACGGCATCCAGGCGGTCAATGCCACGGGCGCCTTCCTGTTCTCGCGCGAGGCCATGCGCGCGATGGTGCCGGCTAAGGCTGGCGCCATCGTCAACGTGGGGTCCTACGCCTGCTATCAGGCCTTTCCGTTGATCGCGGCCTATGCGGCATCCAAGGGCGCGCTGGCGCAATTGACGCGTGCGCTGTCGCTGGAAGCCATCGAGCACGGCATTCGCGTCAATGCGGTTGGTTCCGGCGATGTCATCACCAACATCACCAACCACATCCATGCTGACGGTCAGGCATTCCTGGCCGAGCATGGCAAGAAGGCACCGATTCGCCGTGCCGCACAGCCAAAGGAAATCGCGGAGGTGATCGCGTTTCTCGCCTCGGAAAAGGCGAGCTTCATCGTCGGCGCCGTGGTCATGGCCGACGGTGGCATGAGCGTGGCCCTGCCTTGA
- a CDS encoding SDR family oxidoreductase encodes MANVTNESKVILITGASSGIGEGAARLLAAQGHRLVIGARRTDRLAELTASIEASGGIVRYRELDVTSADDVAAFARFALEAFGRIDVLINNAGVMPLSPLNALKVGEWDRMIDVNIRGVLHGIAAVLPTMEAQGVGQIINISSIGGLSVSPTAAVYCATKFAVRAISDGLRQETDKIRVTVICPGVVESELADSISDDTARTAMQEFRRIAITPDAIARAIAYAVEQPAEVDVSEIVVRPTASPF; translated from the coding sequence ATGGCAAACGTCACCAATGAATCGAAAGTCATCCTGATCACCGGCGCCAGCAGCGGCATTGGCGAGGGCGCTGCGCGCTTGCTCGCCGCGCAAGGTCACCGGCTTGTCATCGGTGCCCGCCGGACCGACAGGCTCGCCGAGTTGACGGCATCGATCGAGGCGTCCGGGGGCATCGTTCGCTACCGCGAACTGGACGTGACCTCGGCCGATGACGTGGCGGCATTCGCACGGTTCGCTCTCGAAGCCTTTGGCCGGATCGACGTGCTGATCAACAACGCGGGCGTGATGCCGCTTTCACCGCTCAACGCGCTCAAAGTCGGCGAGTGGGACCGGATGATCGACGTGAACATCCGTGGCGTACTGCACGGCATTGCCGCCGTGCTGCCGACGATGGAAGCGCAAGGGGTGGGCCAGATCATCAACATCTCTTCGATTGGCGGACTTTCGGTGTCGCCCACTGCCGCGGTCTACTGCGCCACCAAGTTCGCCGTTCGCGCCATCTCGGATGGGCTGCGCCAGGAGACCGACAAGATCCGCGTGACCGTGATCTGCCCGGGTGTCGTGGAGTCTGAACTGGCGGACTCGATCTCTGACGACACGGCGCGCACGGCCATGCAGGAGTTCCGTCGCATCGCCATCACGCCGGACGCCATCGCCCGCGCCATTGCATACGCGGTAGAGCAGCCTGCCGAAGTCGACGTCAGCGAGATCGTCGTACGACCCACCGCCAGCCCGTTCTGA
- a CDS encoding AraC family transcriptional regulator: MVRLIETLAPTEGYTQSTLDSVRLMRSDRPLGRTPVLYEPSIVIVCQGRKLGFLGNEVYVYDAQHYLVLSVPLPFSTETHASAEEPMLAVSIRLDLIELSELITQIGAAGHLSDEPPNGMVSTELDANLAGATVRLLEALTVPMDAQILGPGLVREICYRVLTGAQGGAMRAALAHQGRFGRVAKALKRIHADYASPLNVTRLAEEAGMSVPAFHANFRTVTQTSPIQYIKSTRLHQARLMMIRDGVTAAAAAGRVGYESTSQFSREFKRLFGRTPVEEARDMRESFTLSPAVRFGA; this comes from the coding sequence ATGGTGCGTCTCATCGAGACGCTGGCGCCCACCGAGGGTTACACGCAGTCCACACTCGACAGCGTCCGCCTGATGCGTTCGGATCGGCCTCTTGGACGCACACCGGTGCTGTACGAGCCGAGCATCGTCATCGTTTGCCAGGGCCGCAAGCTGGGCTTCCTGGGCAATGAGGTCTATGTCTATGACGCGCAGCACTATCTGGTGCTGTCCGTACCGCTGCCGTTCTCCACGGAGACCCACGCATCCGCAGAAGAACCCATGCTCGCTGTCTCCATCCGCCTGGACCTCATCGAGCTCAGCGAATTGATCACGCAGATAGGCGCCGCTGGGCATCTTTCTGACGAGCCGCCGAACGGCATGGTGTCGACCGAGCTCGACGCCAATCTGGCCGGTGCGACCGTCAGGCTGCTGGAGGCATTGACGGTACCCATGGATGCACAGATTCTGGGACCCGGCCTGGTGCGGGAAATCTGCTATCGGGTATTGACGGGGGCACAGGGCGGCGCAATGCGTGCCGCCCTGGCCCACCAGGGGCGCTTCGGGCGCGTGGCGAAAGCGCTCAAGCGCATCCACGCCGACTATGCTTCACCGCTCAACGTGACGCGTCTTGCCGAAGAAGCCGGCATGAGCGTGCCTGCCTTCCACGCCAATTTCCGCACGGTGACCCAGACCTCGCCGATCCAGTACATCAAGTCCACGCGCCTCCACCAGGCCCGCTTGATGATGATCCGCGACGGCGTCACTGCGGCGGCCGCGGCCGGACGCGTCGGCTACGAAAGCACCTCGCAGTTCAGCAGGGAGTTCAAGCGCCTGTTCGGGCGAACGCCGGTCGAGGAGGCACGCGATATGCGTGAGTCATTCACACTTTCGCCGGCGGTTCGCTTCGGTGCCTAG
- a CDS encoding NADP-dependent oxidoreductase, producing MKAMRVTAYGSPDHLRLVELDDPVPGDNEVLIDVSAASVNPIDWKIVSGAMQAFIPLPLPFTPGVDAAGTVIAVGRSVTTLKPGDEVMGFIGIVGAFATRAVVEAARLARKPASLAFTDAAAIPAATLTAWQALHEHGALQAGQSVLIHGAAGGVGSAAVQLAKLAGAHVIGTGSAGNRDYLESLGADSFIDYRAEVFAERVSRIDLVLDLIGGETQERSWSVLKPGGKLVSTVARPSAALADAAQATGKHFATRADGSRLEKLAELHASGDLRTHIESVYALSHVGQALGHSKGGHVRGKIVVDVAQETRA from the coding sequence ATGAAAGCCATGCGAGTTACAGCCTATGGCAGTCCCGATCACCTGAGATTGGTCGAGCTGGACGATCCCGTGCCTGGCGACAACGAGGTCCTGATCGATGTGTCTGCGGCGTCGGTGAATCCCATTGACTGGAAGATCGTCAGTGGCGCCATGCAAGCGTTCATCCCGCTGCCGTTGCCGTTCACACCGGGCGTGGATGCCGCAGGGACAGTCATCGCCGTTGGGCGCAGCGTTACCACGCTAAAGCCGGGTGATGAAGTAATGGGATTCATCGGCATTGTCGGGGCCTTCGCCACGCGCGCCGTCGTGGAGGCCGCGCGGCTGGCACGCAAGCCTGCATCCTTGGCCTTCACAGATGCCGCGGCGATTCCGGCAGCGACATTAACTGCATGGCAGGCGCTCCACGAGCATGGCGCCTTGCAAGCCGGGCAATCCGTCCTGATCCACGGTGCCGCAGGTGGCGTAGGTAGCGCCGCCGTGCAGCTTGCCAAGCTGGCCGGGGCCCACGTTATCGGCACCGGCTCGGCTGGGAATCGCGATTACCTGGAGAGTCTCGGCGCCGATTCCTTCATTGACTACCGCGCTGAGGTCTTCGCCGAACGCGTCTCAAGGATAGATCTCGTGCTTGACCTGATTGGCGGTGAAACTCAAGAGCGTTCGTGGTCCGTGCTGAAACCCGGAGGTAAATTGGTATCGACGGTCGCGAGACCCAGCGCTGCCCTGGCCGATGCGGCGCAGGCGACAGGCAAACACTTTGCCACACGTGCCGATGGGTCCAGGCTTGAGAAGCTGGCCGAGCTTCATGCCTCAGGCGATCTGCGCACCCATATCGAGTCGGTCTACGCACTATCGCACGTCGGCCAGGCGCTCGGCCACAGCAAGGGTGGCCACGTGAGAGGCAAGATCGTCGTGGACGTGGCCCAGGAGACAAGGGCCTAG
- a CDS encoding nuclear transport factor 2 family protein: MTIATTLLHKHLEWLVDQPQQWRGLIADNIVWDLPYAPSLGHPVKLEGREAVLRHASWFAGAVKDFRFSEAIVTATDNPEHAIARVRGEGVIAANGRVYRQEYVVFLTAQDGRIVQLREYFDPVQAALALDAPVVGVSSRSI, from the coding sequence ATGACCATCGCAACAACGCTCTTGCATAAGCACCTCGAATGGCTCGTAGACCAGCCCCAGCAATGGCGAGGATTGATTGCAGACAACATCGTATGGGATCTGCCCTACGCTCCGAGTCTGGGCCACCCGGTGAAACTCGAAGGCCGCGAAGCCGTTCTCCGGCACGCAAGCTGGTTCGCTGGGGCGGTCAAGGACTTTCGATTCTCGGAGGCCATCGTAACTGCGACGGATAACCCCGAGCATGCGATTGCACGGGTGCGCGGCGAGGGCGTGATTGCCGCGAACGGCCGCGTCTATCGTCAGGAGTATGTTGTGTTTCTCACCGCCCAAGACGGCCGCATCGTACAGCTGCGGGAGTATTTCGATCCCGTCCAGGCGGCCCTTGCCCTCGATGCCCCGGTGGTGGGCGTCTCCTCCAGGAGCATCTGA
- a CDS encoding DoxX family protein: MITMNSNSQVSLDANSAIAVAGRTLLATIFIISGVGKLLAPGATMAYIGSLGLPAPALGLIGALVLELAGAALLVAGYKTRLIALLLAGCAIVTALIFHHALADQNQMFHFLKNLAMAGGLLQVVAFGPGALSLDNRRVPAGRVSV, from the coding sequence ATGATCACCATGAACTCGAACTCGCAAGTCTCGCTGGACGCAAACTCGGCAATCGCTGTGGCCGGGCGCACTCTCCTCGCAACCATTTTCATCATCAGCGGCGTCGGTAAGCTGCTCGCCCCCGGTGCGACCATGGCGTATATCGGATCGCTGGGTCTCCCCGCTCCAGCGCTCGGACTGATCGGCGCATTGGTGCTTGAGCTGGCGGGCGCCGCGCTCCTGGTAGCTGGATACAAGACGCGCCTGATCGCTCTTTTGCTGGCTGGCTGCGCAATCGTGACCGCGCTCATCTTTCACCACGCCCTCGCCGATCAGAACCAGATGTTTCATTTTCTGAAGAACCTGGCTATGGCTGGCGGCCTGTTGCAGGTGGTCGCATTTGGCCCGGGTGCCCTCAGCCTTGACAACCGCCGTGTGCCTGCCGGTCGTGTGTCGGTTTGA
- a CDS encoding LysR family transcriptional regulator, with the protein MLDAVSLDQLRTFIAAADEGSFSAAGRKLRRAQSVVSHTLANLEGQIGVQLFDRAGRFPRLTDEGSALLAQARMVVAGMDGFKAKARAISDGLEPELSVVVDVMYPMASLTDAVGAFRNEFPHTPLRLYVEALGAVMQPVLAQACRLGISGSMPSVPEILDSEKLLDVPMITVAAPSHPLASARKIIRAADLKEHVQLVLTDRTTLTEGKTFGVFSPQIWRLADLGAKHAFLRAGFGWGHMPVAMVQDDLDAGKLVPLRLEAFQPHTPPIAMFAIFRKDTPPGPAGRWFLKRLRDSGGTR; encoded by the coding sequence ATGCTCGATGCTGTTTCGCTGGACCAGTTGCGCACCTTCATCGCCGCCGCCGACGAAGGCAGTTTTTCCGCCGCGGGGCGGAAACTACGGCGGGCACAGTCCGTAGTCAGCCATACTCTGGCCAATCTCGAGGGCCAGATCGGGGTGCAGCTTTTCGATCGCGCCGGGCGTTTTCCCAGGCTTACAGACGAAGGGTCGGCCTTGCTCGCTCAGGCGCGAATGGTGGTCGCTGGCATGGACGGGTTCAAGGCCAAGGCGCGCGCGATATCCGATGGGCTCGAACCCGAATTGTCCGTGGTGGTGGACGTGATGTACCCGATGGCTTCGTTGACCGATGCTGTCGGCGCGTTCCGAAACGAGTTTCCGCACACGCCATTGCGCCTTTACGTCGAGGCCCTTGGCGCCGTCATGCAGCCTGTCCTGGCGCAGGCGTGTCGACTAGGCATTAGCGGCTCGATGCCATCGGTCCCGGAGATTCTGGATTCCGAAAAATTGCTGGATGTGCCGATGATTACGGTCGCAGCACCGTCACATCCTTTGGCGTCAGCAAGAAAAATTATCCGCGCCGCGGACCTGAAGGAGCACGTCCAATTGGTCCTGACCGACCGCACCACCCTCACGGAAGGCAAGACCTTCGGTGTCTTCTCGCCGCAGATATGGCGCCTTGCTGATCTGGGCGCCAAGCACGCATTCTTGCGCGCTGGCTTTGGATGGGGCCATATGCCGGTGGCGATGGTCCAGGATGACTTGGACGCCGGGAAGCTTGTGCCCTTGCGGCTTGAAGCGTTCCAACCCCATACGCCCCCAATCGCCATGTTCGCCATTTTTCGGAAAGACACACCGCCCGGCCCTGCGGGCCGCTGGTTTCTCAAGCGGCTCCGAGATTCAGGCGGCACCCGTTAG
- a CDS encoding LysR family transcriptional regulator, with product MNFDLADLRAFLAVADLGSFKAASDAMFLSQSALSRRIDKLEDALGVALFTRTTRKVELTTLGRMFVHKARNVINELEEAMLGIQTVAERLSGEVTLACVPSAVGHFLPSVVGPYHERYPGIRLRIIDESSGDVLLAVARGDADFGLTYIGTQEPDIEFCPLIEEAFVVACRKGHPLATRKSVKWKDLGGLDYITLAQGSGNRFLIDQALARLQARPRWYCEVNHVPALVSLVQAGLGIGVVPRMALPPKSGSGLLAIPLTDPPITRTLGLISRRGRPLAPAAQILFDMLIRRGTAKLQ from the coding sequence ATGAATTTCGATCTGGCGGACTTGCGGGCGTTTCTGGCCGTAGCCGATCTGGGCAGCTTCAAGGCAGCATCCGATGCGATGTTCTTGTCGCAGTCGGCACTGTCGCGTCGTATCGACAAACTGGAAGACGCGCTTGGCGTTGCGCTGTTCACGCGGACCACCCGCAAGGTCGAATTGACTACCCTGGGCCGCATGTTTGTGCACAAGGCGCGAAACGTCATCAACGAGCTTGAAGAGGCCATGCTCGGCATCCAGACCGTTGCCGAGCGGCTGTCGGGCGAGGTGACGCTTGCTTGCGTACCGTCTGCGGTAGGCCATTTCTTACCCTCGGTCGTGGGGCCGTATCACGAGCGCTACCCGGGGATAAGACTCCGCATCATTGACGAGTCTTCGGGCGATGTCCTCCTCGCAGTCGCGCGCGGCGATGCGGATTTCGGTCTGACCTATATCGGGACGCAGGAGCCAGACATCGAATTCTGCCCTTTGATTGAAGAGGCGTTTGTTGTCGCCTGTCGCAAAGGGCATCCGCTAGCTACGCGAAAAAGCGTCAAATGGAAAGACCTTGGAGGTCTTGACTACATTACGCTCGCGCAAGGCAGCGGCAATCGCTTCCTGATTGACCAGGCCCTTGCGCGGCTGCAGGCAAGACCGCGTTGGTACTGCGAGGTAAATCATGTTCCCGCCCTGGTAAGCCTGGTCCAGGCCGGCCTGGGAATCGGTGTTGTGCCTCGAATGGCCTTGCCGCCGAAGTCCGGCAGTGGCCTGCTTGCGATCCCGCTGACTGACCCACCCATCACTCGAACGTTGGGATTGATCTCGCGTCGAGGACGCCCGTTGGCGCCGGCCGCGCAGATTCTCTTTGACATGCTGATCCGAAGAGGAACAGCAAAACTCCAATAA